In Nocardioides cavernae, a single genomic region encodes these proteins:
- a CDS encoding DUF6504 family protein, protein MRQYDDPVEVRRGEAEDPDQFLWRGRLWKVRAVVAHWVETGPWWQGGADGGSDGAQSRTITDLVAERELWRVEAGRGIQGGRQQVGDQPSYGVFDLSFDWTDGRWQLVGCLD, encoded by the coding sequence ATGAGGCAGTACGACGACCCCGTCGAGGTGCGACGAGGCGAGGCGGAGGACCCCGACCAGTTCCTGTGGCGGGGCAGGTTGTGGAAGGTGCGCGCGGTCGTCGCGCACTGGGTGGAGACCGGTCCGTGGTGGCAGGGCGGGGCCGACGGCGGGTCCGACGGCGCGCAGTCGAGGACGATCACCGACCTCGTCGCCGAGCGCGAGCTGTGGCGGGTGGAGGCCGGCCGCGGGATCCAGGGCGGACGGCAGCAGGTCGGCGACCAGCCGTCCTACGGCGTCTTCGACCTCTCCTTCGACTGGACCGACGGGCGCTGGCAGCTCGTCGGGTGCCTGGACTGA
- a CDS encoding barstar family protein, with the protein MSGLAAVLAGHEPPGIHLWHGAFDVADVRHSVEHAGWGFGWVDGWTGADTKPAFLAAVGEALDFPDHYGQNFDALADCLHDIGSGRDGVVLLWDGWSTLARADEKAFSIALSVLGSRVNDERGVPFSVLLRGEGPVVPGVTSLD; encoded by the coding sequence ATGAGTGGCCTCGCAGCCGTCCTGGCAGGACACGAACCCCCGGGGATCCATCTCTGGCACGGCGCGTTCGACGTCGCCGACGTACGCCACTCCGTCGAGCACGCCGGCTGGGGCTTCGGCTGGGTGGACGGCTGGACCGGCGCCGACACCAAGCCGGCCTTCCTCGCAGCGGTGGGCGAGGCGCTCGACTTCCCCGACCACTACGGGCAGAACTTCGATGCCCTCGCCGACTGCCTCCACGACATCGGGAGCGGTCGCGACGGGGTCGTCCTGTTGTGGGACGGCTGGTCGACGCTCGCCCGCGCGGACGAGAAGGCCTTCAGCATCGCCCTCAGCGTGCTGGGCTCGCGGGTCAACGACGAGCGAGGCGTGCCGTTCAGCGTGCTGCTGCGGGGCGAGGGTCCCGTCGTGCCCGGGGTCACCAGCCTCGACTAG
- a CDS encoding transglycosylase SLT domain-containing protein: MATPAHADHEHLPSGRTLVSYVVEPGDTVSGLAVQFHAWTAEIVSHNHLGRNGALKVGQQIEIPVVGKAGGSTPTTMWQHPDRDREKVRRVVAGAARNHGVDPQLALAVSWQESGWQMGLVSHADAVGAMQVLPSTGRWMEHYAGRPLDLDKLGDNATAGVLLLKVLSRHTHRRTHKIGAYYQGLGAVRRHGLYDETRTYVANVEAIKQRLEAGRPPS, from the coding sequence GTGGCCACCCCCGCCCACGCCGACCACGAGCACCTCCCGTCCGGCCGCACGCTGGTGTCGTACGTCGTCGAGCCGGGCGACACCGTCTCGGGGCTCGCCGTGCAGTTCCACGCGTGGACCGCCGAGATCGTCTCGCACAACCACCTCGGCAGGAACGGCGCGCTGAAGGTGGGCCAGCAGATCGAGATCCCGGTCGTCGGCAAGGCCGGCGGGAGCACACCGACCACCATGTGGCAGCACCCCGACCGAGACCGCGAGAAGGTCCGCCGCGTGGTCGCCGGCGCAGCCCGCAACCACGGCGTCGACCCGCAGCTCGCACTGGCGGTCTCCTGGCAGGAGTCCGGGTGGCAGATGGGCCTCGTCTCGCACGCCGACGCCGTCGGGGCCATGCAGGTGCTGCCCTCGACGGGACGTTGGATGGAGCACTACGCAGGGCGTCCGCTCGACCTGGACAAGCTCGGCGACAACGCCACGGCCGGCGTGCTGCTGCTCAAGGTGCTCTCGCGCCACACGCATCGTCGTACCCACAAGATCGGCGCCTACTACCAGGGCCTCGGCGCGGTGCGGCGGCACGGGTTGTACGACGAGACCCGGACGTACGTCGCCAACGTCGAGGCGATCAAGCAACGCCTCGAGGCCGGTCGGCCACCGTCCTGA
- a CDS encoding Rv2175c family DNA-binding protein: MTDVPLADRDLAALVPEWLDWSQVAELLGVTPGKVRTMIRDHELAAAVSEPGAGPRVPADFIQDGLVVKGLSGLLVLLHDHRFDDRECIAWLFTDDDLPGRPIDALRENRGSEVKRRAQVLEY; the protein is encoded by the coding sequence ATGACTGACGTCCCGCTTGCCGACCGTGACCTGGCCGCCCTCGTACCCGAGTGGCTCGACTGGAGCCAGGTCGCCGAGCTGCTCGGCGTGACGCCGGGCAAGGTGCGCACGATGATCCGCGATCACGAGCTCGCCGCCGCAGTGTCCGAGCCGGGTGCCGGCCCGCGGGTGCCGGCCGACTTCATCCAGGACGGCCTGGTGGTCAAGGGGCTGTCCGGCCTCCTGGTGCTCCTGCACGACCACCGCTTCGACGACCGCGAGTGCATCGCCTGGCTGTTCACCGACGACGACCTCCCCGGCCGCCCGATCGACGCCCTCCGCGAGAACCGCGGCAGCGAGGTCAAGCGCCGCGCCCAGGTGCTGGAGTACTGA
- a CDS encoding SIMPL domain-containing protein, translating into MPTVTVTGTGSASVVPDSAVVRLAAVARGSSVAEAYAAMAAAAATVVEVAHRHTEERRVASSGISVWPARDHEGRETGYEARHSYAIACRDLATAGALLGDLTGEVGDSLAIDGVALEVTEDHGAGGRAREAAFHDARERAAQLAGMAGAGLGAVQTIVEGDAERGPSPMPKMALAHASADGLEPGEASVTTTVTVVWELAY; encoded by the coding sequence ATGCCGACCGTGACCGTGACCGGGACCGGCTCCGCGTCCGTCGTGCCGGACAGCGCGGTGGTGCGGCTCGCGGCCGTGGCGCGGGGGAGCAGTGTCGCGGAGGCCTACGCCGCGATGGCGGCGGCCGCCGCCACCGTCGTCGAGGTCGCGCACCGCCACACCGAGGAGCGCAGGGTCGCCTCGTCCGGCATCTCGGTGTGGCCGGCCCGCGACCACGAGGGGCGCGAGACCGGCTACGAGGCGCGGCACTCCTACGCCATCGCATGCCGGGACCTGGCGACCGCCGGGGCGCTGCTGGGCGACCTCACAGGTGAGGTCGGCGACTCGCTCGCGATCGACGGGGTGGCCCTGGAGGTCACCGAGGACCACGGAGCCGGCGGCCGGGCCCGCGAGGCCGCCTTCCACGACGCCCGTGAGCGCGCCGCCCAGCTGGCGGGAATGGCGGGTGCGGGACTCGGCGCCGTGCAGACGATCGTCGAGGGCGATGCCGAACGTGGCCCGTCGCCGATGCCGAAGATGGCGCTGGCCCACGCGTCGGCAGACGGCCTCGAGCCGGGCGAGGCGTCGGTCACCACCACTGTCACGGTCGTGTGGGAGCTCGCCTACTGA
- a CDS encoding YbaK/EbsC family protein, which yields MSTEHASITSFRGDLTRRGGTGDVVILPDSAHTAALAAAALGCEVGAIANSLLFDGDGEPILVLTSGAHRVDTAVVAERIGVTRLKRADPDFVRRHTGQVIGGVSPIDHPAPVRTWIDPWLRRHDVVWAAAGHPAAVFSTSYDELVAMTGAVEVEVD from the coding sequence ATGTCGACCGAGCACGCATCGATCACCTCATTTCGAGGGGACCTCACCCGGCGCGGCGGCACCGGTGACGTGGTCATCCTGCCCGACAGCGCCCACACAGCGGCACTCGCCGCGGCGGCGCTGGGGTGCGAGGTCGGCGCCATCGCCAACAGCCTGCTCTTCGACGGTGACGGCGAGCCCATCCTCGTCCTCACCTCCGGTGCCCACCGCGTCGACACGGCGGTGGTCGCCGAACGCATCGGCGTGACCCGCCTCAAGCGTGCCGACCCCGACTTCGTGCGCCGACACACCGGTCAGGTGATCGGCGGCGTCTCCCCCATCGACCACCCGGCACCGGTCCGCACCTGGATCGACCCGTGGCTCCGTCGGCACGACGTCGTGTGGGCGGCGGCCGGCCACCCGGCCGCGGTCTTCTCGACGTCGTACGACGAGCTGGTGGCGATGACCGGCGCGGTCGAGGTCGAGGTGGACTGA
- a CDS encoding polyprenyl synthetase family protein, whose protein sequence is MTTWDPADFRDRVQQVLDAFLDERGAELAPLGPDAGRLIAEARTAVSGGKRFRAAFCHWGHRAIRPSVDDDAALARACASLEVLHASALVHDDFMDASDTRRGRPATHRAFEAEHRAAGWRGDPEQYGAAAAILLGDLLLGWAEDMLRRSGFPAEEVGPGLAIFEQCRNEVIAGQFLDVSVQARGRADVETAMTVLRYKSAKYSIERPIHIGAALAGATPGQLEQLGRFGLPLGEAFQLRDDLLGVFGDPEETGKPAGDDLVEGKRTVLVALALDAAPRASAERLDAALGTPLTGTDVDELRGIIDDSGARAQVEAVIGQLSDHAVEALRAADIDAHARDVLVELAAAATQRSV, encoded by the coding sequence GTGACGACCTGGGACCCAGCCGACTTCCGCGACCGGGTCCAGCAGGTGCTGGATGCCTTCCTCGACGAACGGGGAGCCGAGCTCGCCCCGCTCGGCCCCGACGCCGGTCGCCTGATCGCCGAGGCCCGTACGGCCGTCAGCGGCGGCAAGCGGTTCCGGGCGGCCTTCTGCCACTGGGGACACCGGGCCATCCGGCCGTCGGTCGACGACGACGCAGCGCTGGCCCGGGCATGCGCCTCCCTGGAGGTGCTGCACGCCAGCGCGCTCGTCCACGACGACTTCATGGACGCCTCCGACACCCGGCGCGGCCGCCCCGCGACCCACCGCGCGTTCGAGGCCGAGCACCGCGCCGCGGGATGGCGCGGCGACCCCGAGCAGTACGGCGCCGCCGCCGCGATCCTGCTCGGCGACCTCCTGCTCGGCTGGGCCGAGGACATGCTGCGCCGCAGCGGCTTCCCCGCCGAGGAGGTCGGTCCCGGGCTGGCCATCTTCGAGCAGTGCCGCAACGAGGTCATCGCGGGCCAGTTCCTCGACGTCTCGGTGCAGGCGCGCGGCCGGGCGGACGTCGAGACGGCGATGACGGTGCTGCGCTACAAGTCCGCCAAGTACTCCATCGAACGCCCGATCCACATCGGCGCCGCCCTCGCCGGGGCCACGCCCGGGCAGCTCGAGCAGCTCGGACGCTTCGGCCTCCCCCTGGGCGAGGCGTTCCAGCTGCGCGACGACCTGCTCGGGGTGTTCGGCGACCCCGAGGAGACGGGCAAGCCGGCCGGCGACGACCTGGTCGAGGGCAAACGGACGGTGCTCGTCGCCCTCGCGCTCGATGCCGCTCCCCGCGCCTCGGCCGAGCGCCTCGACGCCGCGCTCGGGACGCCGCTCACCGGCACCGACGTCGACGAGCTGCGCGGCATCATCGACGACTCCGGGGCGCGCGCACAGGTCGAGGCGGTCATCGGCCAGCTCTCCGACCACGCGGTCGAGGCACTCCGGGCAGCCGACATCGACGCGCACGCGCGCGACGTGCTCGTCGAGCTGGCGGCCGCGGCGACCCAGCGCTCCGTCTAG
- a CDS encoding ribonuclease domain-containing protein codes for MAPAASTGRQRYRWLLLLAAAMMLVAWLVAGGGQGDEDPAGDGGSTSTSSSSSTSSAPDDATDGTDPASGLPVVRLAALPPEAGRTVELIDAGGPFPEPEHDGGTFGNREELLPDQPMGYYREYTVPTPGVDHRGARRIVAGDDGEELYWTDDHYSSFSRIRR; via the coding sequence ATGGCCCCGGCCGCGTCGACGGGCAGGCAGCGCTACCGCTGGCTGCTGCTCCTCGCGGCGGCGATGATGCTCGTCGCCTGGCTGGTCGCCGGCGGCGGTCAGGGCGACGAGGACCCCGCGGGTGACGGCGGGTCGACCTCCACGTCCTCGTCCTCGTCCACGTCCTCGGCCCCGGACGACGCGACCGACGGGACCGACCCGGCGAGCGGCCTGCCCGTCGTACGCCTCGCCGCCCTCCCGCCCGAGGCGGGACGGACCGTCGAGCTGATCGACGCCGGCGGACCGTTCCCCGAGCCCGAGCACGACGGCGGCACCTTCGGCAACCGCGAGGAGCTGCTGCCCGACCAGCCGATGGGCTACTACCGGGAGTACACGGTCCCCACTCCCGGCGTCGACCACCGCGGTGCGCGCCGCATCGTGGCGGGCGACGACGGCGAGGAGCTCTACTGGACCGACGACCACTACAGCTCGTTCTCGCGCATCAGGAGGTAG
- a CDS encoding DUF4126 domain-containing protein, producing MDALALTFSSGWASGINAYLVVLVLGIADRVGSYADIPDVLGRWDVLAVAGFMFAMEFVADKIPYIDSTWDAISTAIRPTVGAVIGVLLAGDAASLDQAVLGVVGGGTALLSHLAKAGGRLAINSSPEPVTNIGASLTEDAAVLGVVWFSLEHPQAAAAIAGVLLLTGLGLLLVLTRLVRRGWRRWKNKEPVDRAT from the coding sequence ATGGACGCCCTGGCCCTCACCTTCTCCAGCGGGTGGGCGAGCGGCATCAACGCCTACCTCGTCGTGCTGGTGCTGGGCATCGCCGACCGTGTCGGCTCCTACGCCGACATCCCCGACGTCCTGGGCCGGTGGGACGTGCTGGCCGTGGCCGGCTTCATGTTCGCGATGGAGTTCGTCGCCGACAAGATCCCCTACATCGACTCGACCTGGGACGCCATCTCCACCGCGATCCGGCCGACCGTCGGCGCGGTCATCGGCGTGCTGCTCGCCGGCGACGCGGCCTCGCTGGACCAGGCCGTGCTCGGCGTCGTCGGCGGCGGCACCGCGCTGCTGAGCCACCTGGCGAAGGCCGGCGGCCGGCTGGCCATCAACTCGTCCCCCGAGCCGGTGACCAACATCGGGGCCAGCCTCACCGAGGACGCCGCCGTGCTCGGGGTGGTGTGGTTCTCGCTCGAGCACCCGCAGGCCGCCGCGGCGATCGCCGGCGTCCTGCTCCTGACCGGCCTGGGCCTGCTGCTGGTCCTCACCCGGCTGGTGCGACGCGGCTGGCGGCGCTGGAAGAACAAGGAGCCCGTCGACCGGGCGACCTAG
- a CDS encoding family 16 glycosylhydrolase gives MHPLRSALAAALVGLLALTLSPVVSPASADHFDGAPGPIHAGNTFGWYQHGVFRQEFIGPKPGFWKKKGRGVVRTQNGMLTLMSTKRGSVSATLDLTGHTYGRWEIRMRARTMSKVRGGKPFKVVTELVPGGTRDQHCGGRDIGIQNFTLGTNTVKSYVHTLPNSSYRGFLGRHLRNDRWHTYAVEVAKDHISWFVDAHVIHTERRTEALDPVPRQLKFELRAKKGKTMDPARMQMDWMRYWSMRAPNEKSIKAPQFELSTFNGGC, from the coding sequence ATGCACCCCCTCCGATCCGCACTCGCAGCAGCCCTCGTGGGCCTGCTGGCGCTCACGCTCTCCCCTGTCGTGTCCCCCGCCTCGGCCGACCACTTCGACGGCGCACCCGGCCCGATCCACGCCGGCAACACGTTCGGCTGGTACCAGCACGGCGTGTTCCGCCAGGAGTTCATCGGCCCCAAGCCGGGCTTCTGGAAGAAGAAGGGTCGCGGCGTCGTCCGCACCCAGAACGGCATGCTCACCCTGATGAGCACCAAGCGCGGCAGCGTGTCCGCCACCCTCGACCTCACGGGCCACACCTACGGTCGCTGGGAGATCCGGATGCGCGCCCGCACCATGTCGAAGGTCAGGGGCGGCAAGCCGTTCAAGGTCGTCACCGAACTGGTCCCCGGCGGCACCCGTGACCAGCACTGCGGCGGTCGTGACATCGGCATCCAGAACTTCACGCTCGGCACCAACACCGTGAAGTCCTACGTCCACACGCTCCCCAACAGCTCCTACCGCGGGTTCCTCGGCCGCCACCTGCGCAACGACCGCTGGCACACGTACGCCGTCGAGGTCGCCAAGGACCACATCTCCTGGTTCGTCGACGCCCACGTCATCCACACCGAGCGCCGCACCGAGGCGCTCGACCCGGTGCCGCGGCAGCTGAAGTTCGAGCTGCGCGCGAAGAAGGGCAAGACGATGGACCCGGCCCGGATGCAGATGGACTGGATGCGCTACTGGTCGATGCGCGCGCCCAACGAGAAGTCCATCAAGGCTCCCCAGTTCGAGCTCAGCACGTTCAACGGAGGCTGCTGA
- a CDS encoding phytoene desaturase family protein translates to MARVVVVGGGFSGMAAAARLARMGHEVTLLERSEHLGGALTTVEHDDFAWDAGPTTTLLPAVVRDLFRKSGRPLERELDLQPLDLVREHRFADGSSVRLPGGSRAAQLDAFESLGSGLGRQWVDHVASYGEPWELLRKEWYERPFDPDVAPRELMAMLDRRESLHKRLRRTLDDERLRLVAGHRLVMDGHDLRRAPVLAGVDVYLEQRFGSWTVPGGLAALGVAMADRLALRGVAVQTGTQAIDLVVRDGRVAAVRTAGGEVDADHVVVAIDPRRLPALASYVRRTMPAFPPVVCHVGLEGEVPDLPHEVVLHGNPLLVVRTGGRAPDGAAAWTVLARGLVAEDVLTALARHRLDVRGQVVARVDRTPRDLVEAWGGSPYGVQWQGPRTARSRLGPRTPIAGVLAAGAHATTGSGLPFAGLSAALVAEMVGRVPRQ, encoded by the coding sequence GTGGCACGTGTGGTGGTGGTCGGAGGCGGCTTCAGCGGCATGGCAGCCGCGGCCCGGCTGGCCAGGATGGGCCACGAGGTCACGCTCCTCGAGCGCTCCGAGCACCTCGGCGGTGCGCTCACCACGGTCGAGCACGACGACTTCGCGTGGGACGCCGGGCCGACCACGACGCTCCTGCCGGCGGTCGTGCGCGACCTGTTCAGGAAGTCGGGCCGCCCGCTCGAGCGCGAGCTCGACCTCCAGCCGCTCGACCTGGTCCGCGAGCACCGCTTCGCCGACGGCTCGTCGGTGCGGCTGCCCGGCGGCTCACGAGCCGCCCAGCTCGACGCGTTCGAGTCCCTCGGCTCGGGCCTCGGCCGGCAGTGGGTCGACCACGTGGCGTCGTACGGCGAGCCGTGGGAGCTGCTGCGCAAGGAGTGGTACGAGCGGCCCTTCGACCCCGACGTCGCGCCGCGCGAGCTCATGGCGATGCTGGACCGGCGCGAGTCGCTGCACAAGCGGCTGCGTCGGACACTCGACGACGAGCGGCTGCGACTGGTCGCCGGCCACCGGCTCGTCATGGACGGCCACGACCTGCGCAGGGCGCCGGTGCTCGCCGGCGTCGACGTCTACCTCGAGCAGCGCTTCGGGTCGTGGACCGTCCCCGGCGGGCTCGCCGCCCTCGGCGTGGCGATGGCGGACCGCCTCGCGCTGCGCGGCGTCGCCGTGCAGACCGGCACGCAGGCGATCGACCTCGTCGTGCGCGACGGCCGGGTCGCGGCGGTCCGGACCGCGGGCGGCGAGGTCGACGCCGACCACGTGGTCGTCGCGATCGACCCGCGACGGCTGCCGGCTCTCGCGTCGTACGTCCGACGCACGATGCCTGCCTTCCCGCCGGTCGTGTGCCACGTGGGGCTCGAGGGCGAGGTGCCCGACCTGCCCCACGAGGTGGTGCTCCACGGCAACCCGCTGCTGGTGGTGCGCACGGGTGGCCGGGCGCCGGACGGTGCCGCTGCGTGGACGGTGCTGGCACGAGGCCTGGTCGCGGAGGACGTCCTGACGGCGCTGGCGCGCCACCGGCTCGACGTCCGCGGACAGGTCGTCGCCCGCGTCGACCGCACGCCGCGCGACCTCGTCGAGGCATGGGGCGGCTCGCCGTACGGCGTGCAGTGGCAGGGCCCCCGCACGGCCCGCTCACGGCTGGGTCCGCGGACGCCGATCGCGGGCGTGCTGGCCGCCGGGGCGCACGCCACCACCGGGTCCGGCCTGCCGTTCGCCGGCCTCAGCGCCGCGTTGGTGGCCGAGATGGTCGGCCGGGTCCCACGTCAGTAG
- the metF gene encoding methylenetetrahydrofolate reductase [NAD(P)H], with the protein MRELLARGDRSFSFEFFPPKDEAGEQQLWQAITDLEPYGPTFVSVTYGAGGTTRDRTVAITERIARETSMLPVAHLTCVGHTTDEIGAILDDLGRAGVEHVMALRGDPPGGPGTPWTPTEGGLTYANELVALIRERTDMRIGVAAFPEGHVDAPDLDHDARVLKAKHDAGAEFAVTDMVLRASDYVALVERAAAAGADFPIIPGIMPILNLRSMERMVEFSRRQLPEETTARLTPYADDPERLRAEGIAIATELCETLLDAGAPGLHFYTLNRSKATREIFANLQITV; encoded by the coding sequence ATGCGCGAGCTGCTCGCGCGTGGAGACCGGTCGTTCTCGTTCGAGTTCTTCCCGCCGAAGGACGAGGCCGGCGAGCAGCAGCTGTGGCAGGCGATCACCGACCTCGAGCCCTACGGGCCGACGTTCGTGTCGGTGACCTACGGCGCGGGCGGCACGACACGTGACCGCACCGTGGCGATCACCGAGCGGATCGCGCGGGAGACCAGCATGCTCCCGGTCGCGCACCTGACCTGCGTCGGGCACACGACGGACGAGATCGGCGCGATCCTCGACGACCTCGGCCGCGCGGGCGTCGAGCACGTGATGGCGCTGCGGGGCGACCCGCCGGGAGGCCCCGGCACGCCGTGGACGCCGACGGAGGGTGGGCTCACCTACGCCAACGAGCTGGTCGCGCTGATCCGGGAGCGGACCGACATGCGCATCGGCGTCGCCGCCTTCCCCGAGGGCCACGTCGACGCGCCGGACCTCGACCACGACGCACGGGTGCTGAAGGCGAAGCACGACGCCGGCGCCGAGTTCGCGGTGACCGACATGGTGCTGCGAGCCTCCGACTACGTCGCGCTGGTCGAGCGGGCCGCCGCCGCCGGGGCCGACTTCCCGATCATCCCGGGCATCATGCCGATCCTGAACCTCCGCTCGATGGAGCGGATGGTCGAGTTCTCCCGCCGCCAGCTGCCCGAGGAGACCACGGCCCGCCTCACGCCGTACGCCGACGACCCGGAGCGGCTGCGGGCCGAGGGCATCGCCATCGCGACCGAGCTGTGCGAGACGCTGCTCGACGCCGGGGCGCCGGGCCTCCACTTCTACACGCTCAACCGGTCCAAGGCGACGCGCGAGATCTTCGCCAACCTGCAGATCACCGTCTGA
- a CDS encoding SAV_6107 family HEPN domain-containing protein produces MTSTTSPGPYVGPHMLPATTHSYLERSATSLRDSITARDVPTRYACAHVAALCAAAALLAARARPAPRGRRQKNAWVLLAEVAPELTEWASFFAAGAGKRAAAEAGSTRAVTEREADDLVRDADRFLAVVEQALGLVPHASVA; encoded by the coding sequence ATGACTTCGACGACCAGTCCCGGCCCCTACGTCGGGCCCCACATGCTTCCGGCCACCACGCACTCCTACCTCGAGCGGTCCGCGACGTCGCTCCGCGACTCCATCACGGCGCGCGACGTGCCGACCCGCTACGCCTGCGCCCACGTCGCGGCACTCTGTGCCGCGGCCGCCCTGCTCGCGGCCCGGGCCCGCCCGGCTCCGCGGGGCCGCCGGCAGAAGAACGCATGGGTCCTGCTCGCCGAGGTGGCTCCCGAGCTGACCGAGTGGGCGAGCTTCTTCGCTGCCGGTGCCGGCAAGCGCGCCGCCGCCGAGGCCGGGTCGACCCGGGCCGTGACCGAGCGGGAGGCCGACGACCTGGTGCGCGACGCGGACCGGTTCCTCGCCGTGGTCGAGCAGGCGCTCGGCCTGGTCCCGCACGCCAGCGTCGCCTGA